The Setaria italica strain Yugu1 chromosome IX, Setaria_italica_v2.0, whole genome shotgun sequence genome has a window encoding:
- the LOC101772813 gene encoding uncharacterized protein LOC101772813 yields MRQRWGSCFSGGDVRVGAPALEEPEPEVFSFAEPLPPWPPGGGFARGRMSIGGGELELAAATSFQKICTLSPRRWGGGGSSVTFYRPVGVPEGFSLLGHYCQPNCRPLHGHLLVARAGARPPGAPPQPLPPLRAPRDYSLVWEFRAGGVANGSRGNAGNCYGLRDAYFWVPVPPEGYKALGCLVTTELQKPPLDEVACVRADLTDECEPHGSLLHLQLARPSASESCAAAAFAVRGVRPVHRGMWGKGVGAGTFCCAADGSSPREQGMACLSNVELDLSAMPTLEQAHAVIRHYGPTLFFHPKEVYLPSSVSWFFKNGAALYKRGGDAVGEEIDGEGSNLPGGGCNDGECWIDVPSGERGRAVCRGDIDSAELYAHVKPAMGGACTDVAMWVFCPFNGPARLKLGPVSLPLGKTGRHVGDWEHFTLRVSNLTGELMGVYYSQHSGGHWVDASALEYTDGNRPVVYSSRNGHASYAYPGVYLQGSAALGIGIRNDAARSRLFVDSSAKYRIVAAEYLGEGAVAEPQWLHFMREWGPTVVYKSRKRMEWMTGKLPLRLKCRAEKMLNKMPNELSREEGPTGPKEKNNWEGDERW; encoded by the exons ATGCGGCAGAGGTGGGGCAGCTGCTTCTCGGGCGGCGACGTCCGCGTGGGCGCGCCGGCCCtcgaggagccggagccggaggtcTTCTCCTTCGCCGAACCCCTCCCGCCGTGGCCCCCAG GTGGGGGATTCGCGCGGGGGAGGATGTCCATCGGCGGAGGGGAGCTGGAGCTCGCCGCGGCCACGTCGTTCCAGAAGATCTGCACCCTGTcgccgcggcggtggggcgGGGGCGGCAGCAGCGTTACCTTCTACCGGCCGGTCGGCGTCCCGGAGGGGTTCTCCCTCCTCGGGCACTACTGCCAGCCCAACTGCCGCCCGCTCCACGGCCACCTCCTCGTCGCGAGGGCGGGCGCgcgcccgcccggcgccccgccTCAGCCGCTACCGCCACTCCGCGCGCCGCGGGACTATTCGCTCGTCTGGGAGttccgcgccggcggcgtcgccaACGGCAGCCGTGGCAATGCCGGCAACTGCTACGGCCTCCGCGACGCCTACTTCTGGGTCCCCGTGCCGCCGGAGGGGTACAAGGCGCTCGGGTGCCTCGTCACGACGGAGCTGCAGAAGCCGCCGCTCGACGAGGTGGCCTGCGTCCGCGCGGACCTCACGGACGAGTGCGAGCCGCACGGCTCCCTGCTCCACCTGCAGCTCGCGCGGCCGTCGGCCTCGGAGtcctgcgcggcggcggccttcgcCGTGCGGGGCGTGAGGCCGGTGCACCGGGGGATGTGGGGGAAAGGAGTGGGCGCGGGCACCTTCTGCTGCGCTGCGGACGGGAGCTCCCCGCGGGAGCAGGGCATGGCGTGCCTGAGCAACGTCGAGCTCGACCTGTCGGCGATGCCGACGCTGGAGCAGGCGCACGCGGTGATCCGGCACTACGGCCCCACGCTGTTCTTCCACCCCAAGGAGGTGTACCTGCCGTCGTCCGTCTCCTGGTTCTTCAAGAACGGCGCCGCGCTGTACAAACGCGGCGGGGACGCCGTGGGGGAGGAGATCGACGGCGAGGGGTCCAACCTCCCGGGCGGCGGGTGCAACGACGGGGAGTGCTGGATCGACGTCCCCAGCGGCGAGCGGGGCCGCGCCGTGTGCCGCGGCGACATCGACAGCGCGGAGCTCTACGCGCACGTGAAGCCGGCCATGGGCGGCGCGTGCACCGACGTGGCCATGTGGGTGTTCTGCCCGTTCAACGGCCCGGCGCGGCTCAAGCTCGGCCCGGTCAGCCTCCCGCTGGGCAAGACCGGGCGGCACGTCGGGGACTGGGAGCACTTCACGCTCCGCGTCAGCAACCTCACTGGCGAGCTCATGGGCGTGTACTACTCGCAGCACAGTGGCGGGCACTGGGTGGACGCGTCGGCGCTCGAGTACACCGACGGCAACCGCCCCGTGGTGTATTCGTCCAGGAACGGGCACGCGAGCTACGCGTACCCCGGCGTGTACCTGCAGGGCTCGGCGGCGCTCGGGATCGGCATCCGCAACGACGCCGCCCGGAGCAGGTTGTTCGTGGACTCCAGCGCCAAGTACCGCATCGTGGCGGCGGAGTACCTGGGCGagggcgccgtcgccgagccgCAGTGGCTGCACTTCATGCGGGAGTGGGGCCCGACGGTGGTGTACAAGTCGAGGAAGCGGATGGAGTGGATGACCGGGAAGCTACCTCTCCGGCTCAAGTGCCGAGCGGAGAAGATGCTGAACAAGATGCCCAACGAGCTGTCCAGGGAGGAAGGGCCAACCGGGCCCAAGGAGAAGAATAACTGGGAGGGGGACGAGAGATGGTAG